One window of Alkaliphilus metalliredigens QYMF genomic DNA carries:
- a CDS encoding metal ABC transporter ATP-binding protein, whose product MEKVVEVKNIEFAYDRAPVLKDASLEIYQGDFMGIVGPNGSAKSTLLKLLLGLMKPQQGTVSLFGTPIHRFNQWNRIGYISQKVRDFNIGFPATVEEVVGANLYSQMGFLKFIGKKHKEKIREALEIVNMTDYQKRLIGNLSGGQQQRVFIARTLINNPEIIFMDEPLVGVDVDSQDKFYELMEKLNKELGITLVMVSHDIGVITNRANRVACLGNQQVFVHDSKHFNEEKYIRDVYGKKAVLLHHKH is encoded by the coding sequence ATGGAAAAGGTAGTAGAAGTTAAAAATATTGAATTCGCATACGATAGGGCACCTGTATTAAAGGATGCCAGCTTAGAGATCTATCAAGGAGACTTTATGGGGATTGTTGGTCCTAATGGTTCAGCAAAAAGTACCCTATTGAAACTGCTGCTGGGGTTAATGAAACCCCAGCAGGGAACAGTTTCTTTGTTTGGGACGCCGATTCATCGATTTAATCAGTGGAATCGAATTGGTTATATTTCACAAAAAGTAAGGGACTTTAATATTGGATTTCCTGCTACAGTGGAAGAAGTCGTAGGGGCAAATCTATACAGTCAGATGGGCTTCTTAAAATTCATAGGGAAAAAGCATAAAGAAAAAATTCGTGAGGCATTAGAAATTGTTAATATGACAGATTATCAAAAACGACTGATCGGAAACCTATCCGGTGGACAGCAACAGCGGGTTTTTATTGCCCGTACGTTGATTAATAATCCAGAAATTATCTTTATGGATGAGCCCTTAGTGGGTGTGGATGTGGATTCTCAAGATAAATTTTATGAATTGATGGAAAAACTCAATAAAGAGCTGGGAATTACATTGGTAATGGTGTCTCATGATATTGGTGTGATTACCAATCGAGCAAATCGTGTGGCGTGCTTGGGAAACCAGCAGGTTTTCGTCCATGATTCAAAGCATTTTAATGAGGAAAAATACATTAGAGATGTTTATGGGAAGAAGGCAGTGCTGCTACATCATAAACATTAA
- a CDS encoding metal ABC transporter permease → MPEILTYGFMQRAFMAGIMIAVICPAIGIFLVLRRLSMIGDTLSHVALAGVAGGMLWGIYPIYSALGFSVLAALAIERLRKEYAQYAELSIAIILSAGIGLATILISMGNANAAIFSYLFGSIALVSSQDIMTVMGLGVFILLSVLVFYRGLFYIAFDEEAAKLAGVPVKFINLYFTILIAMTIAISMRIVGILLVSSMMIIPVATSLQLAKSFKGAFSYSILFGLISVLIGLTLSFYGDLAPGGAIVVTAVMILMVVLVTKTARGNYLRKLAREI, encoded by the coding sequence ATGCCAGAAATACTAACCTATGGTTTTATGCAAAGGGCTTTTATGGCAGGAATTATGATTGCTGTTATTTGTCCTGCTATTGGAATCTTTCTTGTTTTAAGAAGATTATCTATGATCGGAGATACACTTTCTCATGTTGCCTTGGCTGGAGTTGCTGGGGGAATGCTTTGGGGAATCTATCCTATTTATTCGGCCTTAGGCTTTTCTGTCCTTGCGGCTTTAGCTATTGAAAGATTACGGAAGGAATATGCACAATATGCAGAGCTATCCATTGCCATTATCCTCTCTGCAGGGATTGGATTAGCTACGATTTTAATTAGCATGGGCAATGCAAATGCTGCTATTTTTAGTTACTTATTTGGAAGCATTGCACTGGTTTCTAGTCAAGATATTATGACGGTTATGGGACTTGGGGTCTTTATCCTATTATCTGTTTTAGTTTTTTATAGGGGGCTCTTTTATATTGCATTTGACGAGGAAGCGGCGAAACTAGCCGGGGTACCGGTTAAATTTATCAACCTATACTTTACAATTTTAATAGCCATGACCATTGCGATTTCCATGAGAATTGTAGGCATTTTGCTGGTATCTTCTATGATGATTATCCCCGTTGCCACCAGTCTGCAGCTGGCAAAAAGCTTTAAAGGTGCATTTTCTTATTCCATACTATTTGGACTCATATCTGTCTTAATTGGACTGACACTTTCATTTTATGGAGATTTAGCACCGGGAGGAGCCATTGTTGTGACAGCTGTTATGATATTGATGGTTGTTCTGGTGACAAAGACCGCAAGGGGAAACTATTTAAGGAAGCTCGCAAGGGAAATATAA